Proteins encoded within one genomic window of Carassius gibelio isolate Cgi1373 ecotype wild population from Czech Republic chromosome A4, carGib1.2-hapl.c, whole genome shotgun sequence:
- the LOC127977395 gene encoding ETS domain-containing protein Elk-3 — MESAITLWQFLLQLLLDQTHKHLICWTSNDGEFKLLKSEEVAKLWGLRKNKTNMNYDKLSRALRYYYDKNIIKKVIGQKFVYKFVSFPDILKMDPQAVEFGRDGGHVTGGVMLQEVESDCGEGEESPKLSLSSLRSPACRNEYLHSGLYSSFTVSSLQSPPPLLRPIKVENQRGGERGEEGQTVIRFVTNRSEKIVPLASSPPPVSTEVFFASKTSPCSSRSPSPSHSPVYTLRQERSPGARIDESEPSAQPLNLSSGHRERAQNQAKPPERRTGSNGLPPKARKPKGLEISAPSILFSGSDLGSIALNSPALPSGSLTPAFFTAQTPSGLLLTPSPLLSSIHFWSSLSPVAPLSPARLQGHGSLFQFPNLLNGPLPVPLPNLDSSSSSSSSSSLLLSSSAQKS; from the exons ATGGAGAGTGCAATCACGCTGTGGCAGTTTCTGCTGCAGCTACTGCTGGACCAGACCCATAAGCACCTGATTTGCTGGACGTCCAACGACGGCGAGTTCAAGCTGCTCAAATCGGAAGAAGTCGCCAAACTCTGGGGCCTGCGCAAGAACAAGACCAACATGAACTACGACAAACTTAGCCGAGCACTACGCTACTACTATGACAAG AACATCATAAAGAAGGTGATTGGCCAGAAGTTTGTATACAAGTTTGTTTCATTCCCTGATATTCTGAAGATGGATCCCCAAGCGGTGGAGTTCGGTCGGGATGGGGGTCACGTTACAGGGGGCGTCATGTTGCAGGAGGTGGAGTCAGATTGCGGTGAGGGGGAGGAGTCTCCAAAGCTGTCACTGTCATCACTGAGAAGCCCCGCCTGCAGGAACGAGTATCTCCACTCTGGTCTATACTCATCCTTCACAGTCAGTTCCCTCCAAAGCCCGCCTCCACTGCTGCGTCCAATCAAAGTCGAGAATCAGCGAGGGGGCGAACGAGGGGAAGAAGGACAAACGGTGATTCGCTTTGTCACTAATCGATCAGAAAAAATCGTTCCCCTGGCTTCCTCGCCACCACCTGTGTCCACAGAGGTTTTCTTTGCTTCAAAAACCTCCCCTTGCTCGTCCCGTAGCCCCTCCCCCTCTCATAGCCCTGTCTATACGCTGCGGCAAGAGCGGAGTCCGGGGGCTCGCATTGACGAATCAGAGCCGAGCGCTCAGCCTCTAAATTTATCATCCGGCCACAGGGAGCGAGCCCAGAATCAGGCCAAGCCCCCTGAGAGGAGGACTGGTAGCAACGGACTGCCTCCCAAAGCTCGGAAACCCAAAGGGCTGGAAATCTCCGCCCCTTCCATACTGTTTTCAGGAAGTGACTTGGGCTCCATCGCCCTCAACAGCCCAGCACTGCCCTCAGGGTCACTTACACCAGCCTTTTTCACTGCACAG ACTCCCTCTGGTTTGCTGTTGACGCCCAGtcctctcctgtcctccattCATTTCTGGAGCAGCCTGAGTCCCGTGGCCCCCCTCAGCCCGGCCAGGCTACAGGGCCACGGGTCACTCTTTCAG TTCCCCAACCTGCTGAACGGGCCGCTCCCGGTACCCCTGCCCAACCTGGactcatcttcatcctcctcttcctcctcctcactcCTCCTGTCCTCCAGTGCCCAGAAATCCTGA
- the LOC127977392 gene encoding cyclin-dependent kinase 17: MERMKRFKRRLSLTLRGSQTIDESLSELAEQMTIEENSSMDSEPIVRNGRPPSSHSMHSFLHQYTGSFKKPPLRRPHSVIGGSLGSFMAMPRNGSRLDIVHENLKMGSDGESDQASGTSSDEVQSPTGVCLRTRSHRRISMEDLNKRLSLPADIRIPDGYLEKLQLSSPPFDQPLSRRSRRASLSEIGFGKLETYIKLDKLGEGTYATVFKGRSKLTDNLVALKEIRLEHEEGAPCTAIREVSLLKDLKHANIVTLHDIVHTDKSLTLVFEYLDKDLKQYMDDCGNIMSMHNVKIFLFQILRGLAYCHRRKVLHRDLKPQNLLINERGELKLADFGLARAKSVPTKTYSNEVVTLWYRPPDVLLGSSEYSTQIDMWGVGCIFYEMAAGRPLFPGSTVEDELHLIFRLLGTPTEDNWPGISSIEEFKSYNFPKYKPQPFINHAPRLDTEGIELLLSFLRYESKKRISADESMKHSYFKSLGMRVHTLPENISIFTLKEVQLQRDPGYRNSSYPETGNSKNRRQSMLF; this comes from the exons AGCCCATTGTAAGGAACGGCCGGCCGCCCTCGTCCCACAGCATGCATTCGTTTTTGCACCAGTACACGGGCTCCTTTAAGAAGCCTCCCCTGCGCCGACCGCACAGTGTCATCGGGGGCAGTCTGGGGTCCTTCATGGCCATGCCTCGAAACGGCAGCCGACTCG ACATTGTTCATGAGAATCTGAAGATGGGCTCAGATGGAGAGAGCGATCAGGCCTCAGGGACGTCCTCGGACGAAGTGCAATCGCCCACCGGCGTGTGTCTCCGCACCAGAAGTCACCGCCGCATATCCATGGAG GACCTGAATAAACGCTTGTCTTTGCCTGCTGATATCCGGATTCCTGACGGTTATCTTGAAAAGCTGCAGCTGAGCAGCCCACCGTTCGACCAACCCCTCAGCCGGCGGTCACGTAGAGCCTCGCTG TCAGAAATCGGCTTTGGGAAACTGGAGACCTACATCAAACTGGACAAGTTGGGAGAG GGGACGTATGCCACCGTTTTCAAGGGGCGGAGCAAACTGACGGACAACCTGGTAGCTCTGAAAGAGATCCGGTTGGAGCACGAGGAGGGCGCTCCATGCACAGCTATTAGAGAGG TGTCATTACTGAAGGATTTAAAGCACGCCAACATTGTCACGCTTCATGATATTGTCCACACGGACAAATCCCTCACTTTGGTTTTTGAGTACCTG GATAAGGATCTGAAGCAGTACATGGATGATTGTGGAAACATCATGAGCATGCACAATGTTAAG ATTTTCCTGTTCCAGATCTTGAGAGGACTGGCGTACTGCCACAGACGCAAGGTTCTGCACCGGGACCTGAAACCACAGAACCTGCTCATCAATGAAAGGGGTGAACTCAAACTGGCTGACTTTG gtctGGCACGAGCCAAGTCTGTTCCCACGAAGACTTACTCTAATGAGGTGGTGACCTTATGGTACAGACCTCCTGATGTACTACTGGGATCGTCTGAGTACTCCACACAGATCGATATGTG GGGTGTTGGatgtatattttatgaaatgGCTGCAGGTCGGCCGCTGTTCCCAGGATCCACCGTTGAAGATGAGCTGCATCTAATCTTCAGATTACTGG GTACACCCACAGAGGACAACTGGCCCGGCATCTCGTCCATCGAAGAGTTCAAATCCTACAACTTCCCCAAATACAAGCCTCAGCCCTTCATCAATCATGCGCCCAG GTTGGATACTGAAGGAATAGAGCTGTTATTGTCCTTTCTAAGG TATGAATCCAAGAAGAGGATCTCTGCAGATGAATCAATGAAACACTCCTACTTCAAGAGTCTGGGCATGCGTGTGCACACACTGCCAGAGA ACATATCCATATTTACACTGAAGGAAGTGCAGCTTCAGAGGGACCCCGGTTACCGGAACTCCTCGTACCCAgagacag GCAACAGCAAGAACAGACGGCAGAGCATGCTGTTTTAA